The following proteins are encoded in a genomic region of Triticum dicoccoides isolate Atlit2015 ecotype Zavitan chromosome 1B, WEW_v2.0, whole genome shotgun sequence:
- the LOC119328785 gene encoding uncharacterized protein LOC119328785, protein MELDPHPPSAVAPPSPARVSAAHAYNLRPLLLSLLALLPRPGSLLRLERPARRHERPAYHDSRSTMPPSHCSPSANVASSTRARRPMDPPLLFHGTTTNSSHPHRDPLPPASPSPSRPELLPIAIPYCSSIRAAAHFLYQHRSCANLLLATPEPRIFSPWPTTGVACRLQPSASSSTMAPPSTSYSDERRQLDTPSLLQVDVCCLDGTLAGPLFPAMHQLVAATTKKTPNSRIPNYPSLPSQLPCQVHNITMHADKDANEVYAQMTLQPVNSQVDCFVSIIVRIGQVLVDLQAGLRAGLASPIQHRAECMLKLFVHQAPPPAAPTMPSPPPTSTPP, encoded by the exons ATGGAGCTCGACCCCCACCCCCCAAGCGCCGTTGCTCCACCCTCTCCCGCGAGGGTCTCTGCTGCCCACGCGTACAACCTCCGTCCCCTGTTGCTCTCCCTGCTGGCCCTCCTTCCTCGCCCCGGCTCCCTGCTCCGCCTCGAACGGCCAGCGCGCCGCCATGAACGGCCAGCGTACCACGATTCAAGATCCACCATGCCGCCGTCTCACTGCTCGCCTTCGGCGAACGTAGCTAGCAGCACCCGAGCTAGGCGCCCTATGGATCCCCCTCTCCTCTTCCACGGGACCACAACCAACAGCTCCCATCCTCATCGCGACCCCCTCCCCCCCGCATCGCCATCGCCATCACGACCGGAGCTGCTCCCCATCGCCATACCTTACTGCAGCAGCATAAGAGCTGCGGCCCACTTCCTCTACCAGCATCGGAGCTGCGCCAATCTTCTTCTCGCGACACCGGAGCCCCGCATTTTTTCTCCATGGCCGACGACTGGTGTTGCTTGCCGCCTCCAACCTTccgccagcagcagcacaatggctccACCCTCTACCTCCTACTCCGATGAACGGCGGCAGCTAGACACGCCATCCCTTCTCCAG GTTGATGTGTGCTGCTTAGATGGAACCTTGGCAGGGCCGTTGTTCCCAGCGATGCATCAACTG GTCGCAGCAACCACCAAGAAGACACCCAACTCCCGCATCCCGAACTACCCGAGCCTGCCGTCGCAGCTGCCGTGTCAAGTCCACAACATCACCATGCAT GCTGACAAGGACGCTAACGAGGTCTATGCACAGATGACTCTGCAACCAGTAAACTCT caagttgattgttTTGTCTCTATTATTGTGCGGATTGGCCAAGTATTAGTCGATCTGCAAGCCGGTTTAAGAGCTGGATTGGCCAGTCCAATTCAACACAGAGCTGAGTGTATGTTGAAACTTTTCGTCCATCAAGCTCCACCTCCGGCCGCCCCGACGATGCCCTCGCCTCCGCCAACCTCCACTCCTCCATGA